Proteins encoded in a region of the Elaeis guineensis isolate ETL-2024a chromosome 7, EG11, whole genome shotgun sequence genome:
- the LOC105048378 gene encoding protein trichome birefringence-like 38, translated as MASRTHLGFAPLLLRYVSLVLVASLWPVTAGRLSPAACDLFNGSWVYDESYPPYDSESCPFNRREFNCLRYGRPDKLYLKYRWSPNGCDLPRFDGRDLLERWRGKKIMFVGDSLSLNQYNSLLCLLYMAVPNQKTNSSDNGTLKTVIFEDYNVSVMFYPSHYLVDIVREKIGRVLKLDSIQGGRVWLGADVLIFNTWHWWPTRGPSQPWDFIQDGDKILKDMDRTEAFSKALATWASWVDSSINPATTEVFYQGISPSHYRGQDWGGSPKDSCSTQTQPLNASTYPAGPPPQEAIVLYTLRTMSKPVHYLDITFLSQLRKDAHPSKYNGVHYQNDCSHWCVAGLPDTWNQLMYAAVVSRK; from the exons TCCAGAACTCATTTGGGCTTTGCTCCTCTCCTACTCCGCTACGTTTCTTTGGTCCTCGTGGCCTCTTTGTGGCCCGTGACGGCGGGGAGATTGAGCCCGGCCGCGTGTGATCTGTTCAACGGGAGCTGGGTGTACGACGAGTCATACCCTCCCTACGACTCGGAGAGTTGCCCCTTTAATCGCCGCGAGTTCAATTGCCTCAGGTACGGCCGCCCCGATAAGTTGTACCTCAAGTACAGATGGAGTCCCAACGGCTGCGACCTCCCAAG ATTTGATGGTAGAGACTTATTGGAGaggtggagaggaaagaagataaTGTTCGTGGGTGATTCATTAAGCTTGAATCAGTATAATTCGCTTTTATGTCTTCTCTACATGGCGGTGCCCAATCAAAAGACTAACTCTAGTGATAATGGAACGCTCAAGACCGTCATATTCGAG GACTATAATGTGTCGGTGATGTTTTACCCCAGCCATTATTTGGTGGACATTGTCCGCGAGAAAATTGGACGGGTTCTCAAGCTGGATTCTATACAAGGTGGTCGAGTGTGGCTCGGCGCTGACGTGCTCATCTTCAACACATGGCATTGGTGGCCTACGAGGGGACCCTCCCAGCC ATGGGACTTCATTCAGGACGGCGACAAGATATTGAAGGACATGGACCGCACTGAGGCTTTCTCTAAGGCACTGGCCACGTGGGCCAGCTGGGTGGACTCCAGCATCAATCCAGCCACAACCGAAGTCTTCTACCAGGGAATCTCTCCATCACATTACCG GGGACAGGATTGGGGCGGGTCACCCAAAGATAGTTGTTCTACGCAAACACAGCCACTGAACGCATCAACATATCCTGCAGGACCACCGCCACAAGAAGCCATCGTTTTATATACGTTGCGTACCATGTCGAAGCCCGTACATTACCTGGATATAACCTTTCTATCGCAGCTCAGGAAAGATGCTCACCCATCAAAGTATAATGGTGTTCACTACCAAAATGACTGCAGCCATTGGTGCGTTGCTGGCCTTCCGGACACATGGAACCAGCTCATGTATGCGGCTGTTGTGAGTCGAAAGTGA